AAAATATAAAGGCGATACAAAATCATTTATCGCAGACCGGGAGAGGATTTTCAAAGCTTACAATGTTAACCGAACACAAGTAGATGCAACTTTAGAATATTACAACTCCGATCCTCAAAGATGGAAAGTATTTTTTGAAAAGGTTGTGAAAAATCTTGAGAATGTTCAGTTAAATGCCTCTGCGCAGTAGTGCTA
The genomic region above belongs to Ignavibacteria bacterium and contains:
- a CDS encoding DUF4296 domain-containing protein, with amino-acid sequence MRVRSCNAQMKFFISLFLITIILITSCNSSDIIEEEIFVQIYSELLISKEKYKGDTKSFIADRERIFKAYNVNRTQVDATLEYYNSDPQRWKVFFEKVVKNLENVQLNASAQ